A single genomic interval of Rhododendron vialii isolate Sample 1 chromosome 3a, ASM3025357v1 harbors:
- the LOC131318386 gene encoding putative phytosulfokines 6 yields MKQVSQMGIIFLTVSLLLFHSLTSARPLPPLQGNQIVKANDQITQSLPSINVEDEEDLVNLMGMEECDEKDEDCIKRRMVAEAHLDYIYTQHHKPKGSSAP; encoded by the exons ATGAAGCAAGTATCTCAAATGGGTATCATCTTCCTCACCGTTTCCCTTCTACTCTTCCACTCATTAACCTCTGCTCGTCCCTTACCACCCCTCCAAG gAAACCAGATAGTGAAGGCTAATGATCAGATCACTcaatcacttccctccattaacgttgaagatgaagaagatctAGTCAAT CTGATGGGCATGGAGGAGTGTGATGAGAAAGATGAAGATTGTATCAAGAGGAGGATGGTTGCAGAGGCTCACTTGGACTACATCTACACCCAACACCATAAGCCAAAGGGATCATCGGCACCTTAG
- the LOC131318387 gene encoding heat stress transcription factor A-3, translated as MPLSFPPFLSFVSLSLSLSLSPKTQNHFRNLGFHFRIRNQTMSPDKESFLPPSKSLSSSSSSSASSSSRPPGSEPEIQTLVENSDYTSPLLLESGFSTIQSETTSSYFPIPSQPYPLPIHFVGPSSPSPSPFIPPFRDFESYPDPDELEFEVPIINVPSLPNGTNTGENLGVPQPLERLQGTPIPPFLSKTFDLVDDPSLDPVISWGNTGGSFVVWDPVEFSRIVLPRNFKHNNFSSFVRQLNTYGFRKIDTDKWEFAHESFLRGKRHLLKSIQRRRSPQGQPSGTQAVSSGEVGKAGVEGELERLRRERSLMMQEVVELQQQQRGTVQHVEAVNEKLQAAEQRQKQMVSFLAKLFQNPEFLARLPRKKDQTALTSPRTMRKFLKHQQNEPLKLKSSMEAQFENYRPDLTLVPSSKEILDFLFQDTVGNLDLGAESMPSQSESIEPEPTTEGLSGLGPEDPLFKGKSVVVPQEAIPPEYFVSFPEDLGKEKNLAEFFSPGIEGMEKQEDIWSMGFEGGVGVSSSSDELWANIGNYDMPELGVTSSLSDIWDLGFPQAGGNSGVEKLPGDESQFDEPDQQKDESLKQTEP; from the exons ATGCCCCTTTCGTTTCCCCCATTTCTCTcattcgtctctctctctctctctctctctctctctccaaaaacccaaaatcacttcagaaatCTGGGTTTCCATTTCCGTATCCGTAACCAAACAATGAGTCCTGATAAAGAGTCCTTCCTTCCACCATCAAAAtccctctcctcttcctcttcctcttctgcgtCCTCCTCGTCTCGCCCGCCCGGGTCTGAGCCAGAAATTCAGACCCTGGTTGAGAACTCAGATTATACTTCGCCTCTATTATTAGAATCTGGGTTCTCAACAATCCAATCCGAAACGACGTCGTCATATTTTCCAATCCCTTCTCAGCCATACCCTTTGCCTATACACTTTGTTGGGCCATCATCTCCTTCTCCATCACCTTTCATCCCTCCTTTCAGGGACTTCGAGTCATACCCGGACCCGGATGAGCTTGAATTTGAAGTCCCTATCATAAATGTTCCATCTTTACCAAATGGAACCAATACTGGGGAAAACTTGGGCGTTCCCCAGCCGCTTGAACGTCTGCAGGGCACTCCGATACCGCCCTTCTTGTCCAAAACTTTCGACCTCGTCGATGACCCGAGTTTAGACCCGGTAATATCGTGGGGGAACACGGGTGGGAGCTTCGTCGTGTGGGACCCGGTGGAGTTCTCGAGGATCGTTCTTCCGAGGAATTTCAAGCACAACAATTTCTCGAGTTTTGTTCGCCAACTGAACACTTAT GGATTTCGCAAGATAGACACTGATAAGTGGGAATTCGCGCATGAAAGTTTCTTGCGAGGGAAAAGACATCTGCTGAAGAGCATACAAAGGCGCAGGTCACCTCAAGGCCAGCCGAGTGGAACACAAGCCGTGTCTTCTGGAGAAGTAGGAAAAGCAGGAGTGGAAGGTGAGTTGGAGAGactgaggagagagaggagtttgATGATGCAGGAAGTTGTCGAattgcagcagcagcagcgcGGTACAGTACAACACGTGGAAGCAGTGAACGAGAAGCTCCAAGCAGCAGAGCAGAGGCAAAAGCAGATGGTTTCGTTCTTGGCAAagctatttcaaaatccggAGTTCTTAGCGCGTCTTCCCCGAAAGAAGGACCAAACAGCTCTTACTTCTCCAAGAACAATGAGGAAGTTTTTAAAACACCAGCAAAATGAACCTCTTAAACTGAAGTCATCCATGGAAGCCCagtttgaaaattatagacCTGACCTCACTTTAGTCCCCTCTTCTAAAGAGATTCTCGATTTTCTGTTTCAAGATACGGTAGGAAATCTTGATTTGGGTGCAGAAAGCATGCCATCTCAAAGTGAGAGTATTGAACCAGAGCCTACTACAGAGGGGCTTTCAGGCCTTGGACCTGAAGACCCTCTTTTCAAAGGAAAGAGTGTAGTGGTTCCACAAGAAGCGATCCCTCCTGAATATTTCGTATCATTTCCAGAAGACttgggaaaggaaaagaatttgGCGGAGTTCTTTTCTCCAGGAATCGAAGGTATGGAAAAGCAAGAGGACATATGGAGCATGGGTTTTGAAGGGGGTGTTGGTGTGTCTAGTTCTAGCGATGAGTTATGGGCTAATATTGGCAACTATGACATGCCAGAATTGGGAGTAACAAGCAGTTTATCTGATATTTGGGATTTAGGTTTTCCGCAGGCAGGTGGAAACTCAGGGGTTGAGAAGCTTCCAGGTGATGAATCTCAGTTTGACGAGCCTGATCAGCAAAAAGATGAGAGtctgaaacaaacggagccttag
- the LOC131318388 gene encoding serine/threonine-protein kinase CTR1 — MDIPSRRSNYTLLSQVPDEQPLSGDGKGKRERGGGFDWELVDHRMAGNQSGRIGSIGLQRQSSGSSFGDNSSLSGEYYLPSTETTALDPDDSLRIGSKARAADLSGGGVGSASTSSKSWAQQTEESYQLQLALALRLSSEATCADDPNFLDPVPDESASRSLPSAESISHRFWVNGCLSYFDRIPDGFYLIHGMDPYVWTVCNDLQENGRIPSIESLKAIVPGMDSSIEVILIDRRSDHSLKDLQNRIESVSRNCITTEEVIEHLAKIVCSRMGDEASMGEDDFVSVWKEGSDDLKECLGSVVLPIGNLSVGLCRHRALLFKVLADTIDLPCRVAKGCKYCTTDAAASCLVRFGVDREYLVDLVGKPGLLCEPDSLLNGPSSISISSPLCFPRFRQVEPPVDFRSLAKQYFSDFESLNIVFEDSSTGIIVDGNAGRQCMDINRAVPSSSDSNEILDREQLFESCNPRTNMVKDPVAQKHFPAVGQAVPSKPCNNFSFEGEDLDIPWSDLVLKERIGSGSFGTVHRADWHGSEVAVKILMDQDFHPERIREFLREVAIMQRLRHPNIVLLMGAVTQPPNLSIVTEYLSRGSLYRLLHKPGAREVLDEKRRLSMAYDVAKGMNYLHNRNPPIVHRDLKSPNLLVDRKYTVKVCDFGLSRLKANTFLSSKSAAGTPEWMAPEVLRDEQSNEKSDVYSFGVILWELATLQQPWSTLNPAQVVAAVGFKGKRLDIPRSLNPQVAALIEACWANEPLKRPSFSGIMETLRPLIKPPTTQPVRAEMDLLT; from the exons ATGGACATACCTTCCAGGCGATCGAACTACACCCTGCTGAGCCAGGTACCCGACGAGCAGCCCTTGTCGGGCGACGGCaagggcaagagagagagaggagggggatTCGACTGGGAGCTGGTCGACCACCGCATGGCCGGAAACCAGTCGGGCCGGATCGGTTCGATCGGCTTGCAGAGGCAGTCGAGCGGCAGCAGCTTCGGCGACAACAGCTCCCTCTCCGGCGAGTACTACCTGCCTTCGACCGAGACGACGGCGCTCGATCCCGACGATTCGCTCAGGATCGGGTCGAAGGCGAGGGCGGCGGATTTGTCGGGCGGCGGCGTGGGGTCCGCGTCGACGTCGTCGAAGAGCTGGGCGCAGCAGACGGAGGAGAGTTACCAGCTGCAGCTGGCGCTGGCGCTGCGGCTGTCGTCGGAGGCTACGTGCGCTGACGATCCTAACTTCTTGGATCCCGTGCCGGACGAATCAGCTTCGCGTTCGTTGCCTTCGGCGGAGTCTATTTCGCACCGGTTTTGG GTGAATGGCTGCCTGTCATACTTCGACAGAATTCCGGATggtttttatttaattcatgGGATGGATCCATATGTGTGGACTGTATGCAATGATCTGCAAGAGAATGGTCGCATTCCATCAATTGAATCCCTAAAGGCCATTGTTCCTGGAATGGATTCTTCAATTGAAGTAATTTTGATTGATCGACGTAGTGATCATAGCTTAAAAGATTTACAAAACAGGATTGAGAGCGTCTCGCGCAATTGCATCACTACAGAGGAAGTTATTGAACATCTTGCAAAGATCGTTTGCAGTCGCATGGG GGACGAAGCTTCCATGGGAGAAGACGACTTTGTCTCGGTCTGGAAGGAGGGCAGTGATGATCTTAAGGAATGCTTAGGATCTGTTGTGCTTCCAATTGGTAACCTTTCTGTGGGTCTTTGCAGACACCGTGCTTTGCTATTCAAG GTGCTAGCTGACACAATTGATTTACCATGCCGAGTTGCCAAGGGGTGCAAATATTGTACGACAGATGCTGCTGCCTCTTGTCTTGTTCGCTTTGGTGTTGACAG AGAGTATTTAGTTGATTTAGTGGGGAAGCCAGGACTATTGTGTGAACCTGATTCCTTGTTAAATGGTCCATCTTCCATCTCGATTTCTTCACCATTGTGCTTCCCCAGATTCAGACAAGTTGAACCGCCGGTTGATTTCAGGTCACTGGCCAAACAATATTTCTCAGACTTTGAATCGCTTAATATTGTGTTCGAGGACTCTTCCACAG GTATTATTGTTGACGGCAATGCTGGTAGACAGTGCATGGATATAAACAGAGCTGTGCCTAGTTCGAGCGACAGCAATGAAATTCTTGATAGGGAGCAGCTGTTTGAATCATGTAATCCTCGCACAAACATGGTCAAAGATCCAGTCGCTCAGAAGCATTTCCCAGCTGTTGGTCAAGCGGTTCCAAGTAAACCATGTAATAACTTTTCCTTTGAAGGGGAAGATTTGGACATTCCATGGAGTGATCTCGTTCTGAAGGAGAGAATTGGATCAG GTTCTTTTGGTACAGTCCATCGTGCTGATTGGCATGGCTCG GAAGTTGCTGTGAAGATTCTTATGGATCAAGACTTTCATCCAGAGCGCATCAGGGAATTTTTAAGGGAG GTTGCAATCATGCAACGATTGCGGCACCCAAATATTGTTCTTCTTATGGGTGCTGTTACTCAGCCCCCAAACTTGTCCATAGTTACAGAATATCTATCAAG AGGCAGCTTGTATAGACTTTTGCATAAACCTGGCGCAAGGGAAGTGTTGGATGAGAAGCGTAGGTTAAGTATGGCTTATGACGTG GCAAAGGGAATGAATTATCTTCATAACCGCAATCCTCCTATTGTTCATCGAGATTTGAAGTCTCCAAATCTTTTGGTTGACAGAAAGTATACAGTGAAG GTCTGTGATTTTGGTCTTTCCCGCTTAAAAGCAAACACATTTCTTTCCTCAAAGTCAGCCGCAGGAACT CCTGAATGGATGGCACCAGAAGTTCTTCGTGATGAACAATCAAATGAAAAATCAGATGTATACAGCTTTGGCGTGATATTGTGGGAACTTGCAACATTGCAACAACCATGGAGTACTTTAAATCCAGCACAG GTTGTAGCTGCTGTTGGTTTTAAGGGCAAGAGGCTTGATATTCCGCGCAGTTTAAATCCTCAAGTAGCAGCCTTAATTGAAGCTTGCTGGGCGAA TGAGCCCTTGAAACGTCCGTCCTTTTCCGGTATCATGGAAACCTTAAGGCCTTTGATTAAAcctccaacaactcaaccagTTCGTGCAGAAATGGACTTACTCACATGA